The nucleotide window TAACAATACCTATTTTAACATGGTTTTTGTTATTTTTAATGATTTAACCAACTTAATGTCTATTTTACTTAACTGGTATTGGTCTGTTGGCCTTTTTTCGCATGTACTAAGTAGTATAGTACGATGGCAGCGAGTATGACCACAACCATTATTGAATATAAATTTCGGTATCCAGTGAAAGGAATGATTAATCCGAATAAATAGGGCCCTATACCAAATCCTAAATCATAAAACATGAAAAAGGTGGCTGTTGCCAATCCTACTTTATGCAGTGGGGCTGCTTTAATGGCAATTGCCTGGGCAACGGATTGAAAATTACCATAACCTAAACCAAACAGTGCTCCAGCCAGGAGGAGAATAATTCCAAGCTTGGCCTGGCTGAATAAGAGCATTGCAATTGCGAAAATGAAAAGGCATGGATACATTACAATATTTGCACCTTTAGAATCAAGTAAACGGCCCGAAAATGGCCGGGATAGGAGGACTACTGCTGCGTATACTACAAAGAACATGCTGGCAGCTTCCACTAAATGAATCTCCTCGGCATAGATTGATATAAAGGTTAACACACTTGAATAAGCAAAACTCATGATCAACGCAACAACAGAGATGGGTATGGCCTTAAATTCCAGAAAATTTGAAATTTTAAACTTACCCTTATTTTCCGTTTTTTCTGGTTTGGGTAAAATATGTTGAGGCTCACTGACTGTAAAGGATATGGCAAGGAATAAAAGGGATAATATCAGATTAAAAATGAAAATTATATCAAAACTGGCATACTCGAGTAAAAGGATTCCTAAAAATGGACCAATTGCTGTTGCTATTATTGTACTCATCATGAAATAACCAATACCTTCCCCTCGCCTATGAAGTG belongs to uncultured Methanobacterium sp. and includes:
- a CDS encoding MFS transporter; translated protein: MDTEKLWTKDFILISVMNLFIALTLYLLLVTTPSYALNEFHTSTSIAGLVSGIFIIGGLFGRLGIGRIIDDVENRKVLILSALVFAITSAIYLVANTLPLLILNRFIQGMAFGVATTTLGTIVANIIPLHRRGEGIGYFMMSTIIATAIGPFLGILLLEYASFDIIFIFNLILSLLFLAISFTVSEPQHILPKPEKTENKGKFKISNFLEFKAIPISVVALIMSFAYSSVLTFISIYAEEIHLVEAASMFFVVYAAVVLLSRPFSGRLLDSKGANIVMYPCLFIFAIAMLLFSQAKLGIILLLAGALFGLGYGNFQSVAQAIAIKAAPLHKVGLATATFFMFYDLGFGIGPYLFGLIIPFTGYRNLYSIMVVVILAAIVLYYLVHAKKGQQTNTS